A portion of the Peptococcaceae bacterium genome contains these proteins:
- a CDS encoding cyclase family protein has product MSKTRIYDLSQPFGVDTPLWPFPGPRQDLMFPRAEYLGRFHKRSVVYTGTLHAGTHMDAPSHVLHPEEGGVMLDKVPLENCYGTGVIVDFRHMKDMKWHIVTPDDLEKATPKIEKGDFVVFNTGMHHYWRHNNYKYFNHYAGLGPEAADWLINKGIKGVAGTWGATDSPLWHYPLAQTMPWLDREYRKETGNNPDELFPDYEPCHRSLMRNGIVTIENAGGDVDLVTGKRCTIAAFPFRCEVADGGMVRLVAIVEE; this is encoded by the coding sequence ATGAGCAAAACAAGAATCTATGATTTGTCACAGCCCTTTGGCGTTGATACACCCCTTTGGCCTTTTCCTGGGCCGCGCCAAGATTTGATGTTCCCAAGGGCAGAATACTTAGGCCGCTTTCACAAGAGGAGCGTCGTCTACACCGGAACACTGCATGCGGGCACTCATATGGATGCGCCGAGCCATGTTCTGCATCCGGAAGAAGGCGGCGTCATGCTGGACAAAGTCCCGCTGGAAAACTGCTACGGCACAGGTGTCATTGTTGATTTTCGTCACATGAAGGATATGAAGTGGCACATTGTTACACCGGATGATCTTGAAAAGGCGACGCCCAAGATTGAAAAAGGCGATTTTGTGGTCTTCAATACGGGCATGCATCATTATTGGCGCCATAACAACTATAAATACTTTAACCATTATGCGGGTCTTGGCCCGGAAGCTGCCGACTGGTTAATCAACAAAGGCATAAAAGGCGTTGCCGGCACATGGGGAGCAACCGACAGCCCGCTGTGGCACTACCCTCTCGCGCAGACAATGCCCTGGCTTGACCGGGAGTACAGGAAAGAAACGGGAAATAACCCTGATGAATTGTTCCCCGATTATGAACCATGCCACAGGTCTTTGATGCGGAACGGCATTGTGACTATTGAGAATGCCGGCGGAGACGTTGACTTGGTGACGGGGAAACGCTGCACCATCGCGGCCTTCCCGTTCCGTTGCGAGGTGGCCGACGGCGGTATGGTGCGGTTAGTGGCTATTGTTGAGGAATAA
- a CDS encoding carboxypeptidase regulatory-like domain-containing protein, translating to MARYGMVIDINLCSSCYACFLACKDEHCNQAHLPVAAAQPHMGHRWMNIRDIERGKTARVKVASIPVPCMHCQDAPCEKAAQNGAVTRRPDGIVLIDPVKAKGQKQLVEACPYGAVYWNEGESLPQKCTMCAHFLDAGYKEPRCVEVCPTGALTFGDLDDPESEVSKKMAGGAVVLPPGNDSMMPLVKYLNVPGMLVAGTIFLTDVKECAKGARVTLSGDGTVKTVTANGFGDFEFEDLPKGAEYFLTIEMPGYAPWKTSLRTDDHWVSGDIQLKKL from the coding sequence ATGGCACGATACGGCATGGTTATTGACATAAATTTGTGTTCCAGTTGCTATGCCTGTTTCCTGGCCTGTAAAGACGAACACTGCAACCAGGCTCACTTGCCCGTGGCAGCCGCTCAGCCGCATATGGGACACCGCTGGATGAACATCCGGGATATCGAGCGGGGAAAAACGGCCAGGGTCAAAGTGGCCTCCATCCCGGTGCCCTGCATGCATTGCCAGGATGCCCCGTGCGAGAAAGCGGCCCAGAATGGGGCAGTGACGCGCCGGCCTGACGGGATAGTACTGATTGACCCGGTTAAGGCCAAAGGGCAGAAGCAGCTGGTAGAGGCCTGTCCATATGGTGCAGTATACTGGAACGAGGGAGAAAGCCTGCCGCAAAAATGCACGATGTGCGCCCATTTCTTGGATGCGGGATACAAAGAGCCGCGCTGCGTGGAGGTGTGCCCCACGGGAGCATTGACTTTTGGAGATTTGGACGATCCTGAAAGCGAGGTTTCCAAAAAAATGGCTGGAGGGGCTGTAGTTCTGCCTCCGGGGAATGACTCGATGATGCCGCTGGTCAAGTATCTTAATGTGCCCGGCATGCTGGTGGCCGGCACCATTTTCCTGACCGATGTCAAAGAGTGCGCCAAAGGCGCCCGCGTTACCCTGTCGGGCGACGGAACCGTTAAGACCGTAACAGCCAACGGTTTCGGCGATTTTGAATTTGAGGACCTTCCCAAGGGAGCGGAATATTTCCTCACCATTGAGATGCCGGGCTACGCGCCCTGGAAGACGTCGCTCAGGACGGATGACCACTGGGTAAGTGGAGATATTCAGTTGAAGAAACTGTAA
- a CDS encoding TRAP transporter substrate-binding protein: MRSKKQMTWLIALAMIVMLMVTGCGGGQSKPAEQQQAASGKKVVELKFHHHDPATSAAGKFFEKWCKEIEAASNGTLKITVFHGGALGSAKDTYDMVVNGTVDMAWGVTAYFPGRFDMTDVFNLPLLGIETAEEGSQIFWDLYTKTDYLKKEYEPFKVLFLHCHADVPLALKNKAITKTSDLKGVKVRVAGSMPTEFFKALGASPIAMPATDVYTSMEKGVLDGIAADWHLLKSFKIIEQAKEYLDVRLYTGPLFCVMNKKVYESLPPEAKKAIDEKAGQYAVAAAGKNWQDTRDETIGLIKANNGHVNEMTPALKADFEKAAKSVWDIWIKAGEAKGLPAQKVFDFVKAEAAKK; this comes from the coding sequence ATGAGAAGTAAAAAGCAGATGACCTGGTTAATAGCCCTGGCGATGATTGTAATGCTGATGGTGACGGGTTGCGGCGGCGGCCAGTCAAAACCTGCCGAGCAACAGCAGGCCGCTTCCGGGAAAAAGGTTGTAGAACTGAAATTCCATCACCACGATCCAGCCACCAGCGCTGCCGGCAAATTCTTTGAAAAGTGGTGCAAAGAGATTGAAGCCGCTTCCAATGGAACATTGAAGATTACTGTTTTCCATGGCGGCGCGCTTGGTTCCGCGAAGGACACTTATGACATGGTTGTCAACGGGACAGTTGATATGGCCTGGGGCGTAACGGCTTATTTCCCGGGACGTTTTGACATGACCGACGTTTTTAATCTTCCCCTGTTGGGTATTGAAACAGCCGAGGAAGGCAGCCAGATTTTCTGGGACCTCTACACTAAAACCGATTACCTGAAAAAAGAATACGAACCGTTCAAGGTGCTCTTTCTCCACTGCCATGCCGATGTACCCCTGGCCCTGAAAAACAAGGCCATAACCAAAACTTCCGATCTCAAAGGCGTGAAGGTCAGGGTGGCCGGCAGCATGCCTACTGAATTCTTTAAGGCGTTGGGAGCTTCTCCCATTGCCATGCCTGCGACGGATGTATATACATCCATGGAGAAAGGCGTGTTGGACGGTATAGCTGCCGACTGGCACCTCCTGAAGTCCTTCAAGATTATTGAACAGGCCAAGGAGTATTTGGACGTAAGACTATACACCGGCCCGCTGTTCTGTGTCATGAACAAGAAAGTATATGAATCGTTGCCGCCGGAGGCCAAGAAAGCCATCGACGAAAAGGCAGGGCAGTATGCTGTTGCGGCGGCCGGCAAAAACTGGCAAGACACCCGCGACGAGACAATTGGCTTGATCAAGGCGAACAATGGCCATGTAAACGAAATGACCCCGGCCCTGAAGGCAGATTTTGAAAAAGCCGCCAAATCTGTCTGGGACATATGGATTAAGGCTGGCGAGGCCAAAGGGTTGCCGGCCCAAAAAGTGTTCGATTTCGTAAAGGCTGAAGCTGCGAAGAAATAG
- a CDS encoding cupin domain-containing protein — MKVVKANEGTVYEAPNHYGMWGVRKFGPPEGAKGINVSISEFLPDGGAAMSSSDKERIYYVLRGSVTIEDETGNKHVLEENDLIHIPPGEKRSISVNGLVAAWVLVIMVMKDEVKK, encoded by the coding sequence GTGAAAGTTGTTAAGGCTAACGAGGGTACGGTATACGAAGCCCCCAATCATTATGGAATGTGGGGGGTTCGCAAGTTTGGCCCACCAGAAGGGGCCAAGGGGATTAACGTTTCTATTTCGGAGTTCCTGCCGGACGGCGGCGCTGCCATGTCCTCTTCGGACAAGGAGAGGATCTATTACGTCCTGAGGGGTTCCGTCACCATTGAGGACGAAACAGGGAACAAACATGTTCTGGAAGAAAATGACTTGATCCATATCCCGCCCGGTGAAAAGCGGAGCATATCCGTTAACGGCCTTGTCGCAGCATGGGTTTTGGTGATCATGGTTATGAAAGACGAGGTTAAAAAATGA
- a CDS encoding 3-keto-5-aminohexanoate cleavage protein: protein MDMPKGKVIITVAVNGAFVTKDMTPAVPYTPEEVAKDAYECYNEGAAVIHIHGREADGKPTGSKDYFAKTFELIRKKCDIVTNATTGGGSNLTIEERIKCLEAMPECASLNMGTMLRTAGAGAGTPWINKPEDIEAWAVKMKELGIKPEMECYSQAMFREVQNLIKKGLLETPYLINFVMGMKYQGAVDATPEYLMSMKQLMPREAMFNVTAVGSAQLPITTMGMIIGGNARVGIEDNIMYAKGRLAKSNAELVARTVRIARELNLEPCTPDEARAILGIKKFNY from the coding sequence ATGGATATGCCGAAAGGAAAAGTAATAATCACCGTTGCAGTCAACGGGGCTTTTGTGACCAAGGACATGACCCCGGCTGTGCCCTATACCCCGGAAGAAGTGGCCAAAGACGCCTATGAGTGCTATAACGAGGGCGCGGCGGTCATACACATCCATGGCCGGGAGGCCGACGGTAAGCCGACCGGCTCCAAAGACTATTTTGCCAAAACATTTGAACTGATCAGGAAAAAATGCGACATCGTCACCAACGCCACTACCGGCGGCGGTTCCAATCTGACCATCGAAGAACGGATTAAATGCCTGGAAGCCATGCCAGAGTGCGCCTCCTTGAACATGGGCACCATGCTGCGCACGGCGGGGGCCGGGGCTGGGACTCCGTGGATCAACAAACCGGAAGATATCGAGGCCTGGGCTGTAAAAATGAAAGAATTGGGAATAAAGCCTGAAATGGAGTGCTATTCCCAGGCCATGTTCAGGGAAGTGCAAAATCTCATCAAAAAAGGGCTGCTGGAAACACCTTATTTGATCAATTTCGTTATGGGCATGAAGTACCAGGGCGCGGTTGACGCTACGCCGGAATATTTGATGTCCATGAAGCAGCTTATGCCCAGGGAAGCCATGTTCAACGTAACGGCTGTAGGCTCTGCCCAGCTGCCGATCACCACTATGGGGATGATTATCGGCGGCAATGCCCGCGTTGGAATTGAAGATAACATCATGTACGCCAAAGGCCGCCTGGCAAAAAGCAATGCCGAATTGGTTGCGCGGACGGTGCGGATTGCCCGGGAACTGAATCTTGAACCCTGCACGCCTGATGAAGCCAGGGCGATCCTCGGAATCAAGAAGTTTAATTATTGA
- a CDS encoding TRAP transporter small permease — protein sequence MRSFEKLVEKLSFGLNIISMLTTFLMMLLMVTDIALRFLFSSPILGAFEIVELMMVVVVFFSFAQTQVKKGHVSVDVVTNILPLTVRRFFGIITLSLAVVMTAIITYATYLQTVTVMKEKMTTAVLYIKIYPFYLVVLIGMAVFGLTLVVDLIKSIMSLVGGAKSCESC from the coding sequence GTGCGGTCCTTTGAAAAACTTGTGGAAAAGCTTAGCTTTGGACTGAACATCATAAGCATGTTGACGACTTTTTTAATGATGCTTTTAATGGTGACGGACATTGCCTTGCGGTTTTTGTTCAGTTCCCCGATTCTTGGGGCTTTTGAAATTGTTGAGCTGATGATGGTGGTGGTGGTATTTTTCTCCTTTGCCCAGACCCAAGTGAAAAAAGGGCATGTTTCAGTAGACGTCGTGACCAACATCCTGCCCTTAACCGTAAGAAGGTTTTTTGGGATCATAACCTTGTCCCTGGCGGTGGTTATGACGGCGATTATCACTTATGCCACCTATCTCCAGACTGTCACCGTGATGAAGGAAAAAATGACAACAGCCGTATTGTATATAAAGATTTATCCTTTCTATCTGGTCGTTTTAATAGGAATGGCTGTTTTCGGCCTGACACTGGTTGTTGACCTTATAAAAAGCATTATGAGCTTGGTCGGGGGTGCGAAATCCTGTGAAAGTTGTTAA
- a CDS encoding TRAP transporter large permease produces MDPIIVGLIGIVVLVILLFMGLHVGMTMLIVGFAGYAYVVNPIGALGVLKTILYTTGSNYTLTVIPLFVLMGQFAYYSGLSKKLYDASYKWLGHLPGGLAVATIGACAFFAAICGSSTATAATFGTVSFPEMKKYRYEPGLATGAIVAGGTLGILIPPSVGFILYGVITEQSIGRLFAAGFIPGFILALSYMTAVVLQVKRKPEIGPPSERFSWRERLAALQDVLPVLLLFVFVIGGIFTGIFTANEGAAVGAFGTFLYLGWCKRITLSNVMKSLQDTMRTTAMIFLVIIGAYVFGYFLAVTKIPMNLAAFISGLAVNRYIILSIIMLMYAFLGCLMDSLAMVLLTVPIFYPVIIGLGFDPIWFGVLMVMVMEMGMITPPVGMNIYVIKGVVGDEVSMGTIFRGVIPHVFAIIVALVVMIAFPQLSLWLPGLLY; encoded by the coding sequence GTGGATCCGATTATAGTTGGGCTTATCGGGATTGTGGTGTTGGTCATATTGTTGTTCATGGGGTTGCATGTTGGCATGACCATGTTAATAGTCGGTTTTGCCGGATATGCTTATGTGGTCAACCCGATAGGGGCCTTGGGAGTGTTGAAAACTATACTGTACACCACAGGCAGTAATTATACCTTGACTGTCATACCTCTCTTCGTATTGATGGGTCAATTCGCTTACTATTCGGGACTAAGCAAGAAGCTGTACGATGCGTCGTACAAATGGCTGGGACACCTGCCCGGCGGACTTGCGGTGGCCACGATCGGAGCCTGCGCTTTTTTTGCGGCCATCTGCGGGTCCAGCACGGCTACGGCAGCGACCTTCGGTACCGTCTCCTTCCCGGAGATGAAGAAGTACCGCTATGAACCAGGGCTGGCAACCGGGGCTATTGTCGCGGGAGGCACTCTCGGCATCCTGATACCGCCCAGCGTTGGATTCATCCTCTATGGGGTCATAACCGAACAGTCGATCGGCCGCCTTTTTGCCGCCGGCTTCATTCCGGGATTTATCCTTGCGCTGAGCTACATGACGGCTGTTGTGCTTCAAGTCAAGAGAAAACCGGAGATAGGGCCTCCGTCGGAACGCTTCAGCTGGCGGGAACGGCTGGCAGCCCTTCAAGACGTTCTGCCGGTGCTGCTGTTGTTTGTCTTCGTCATCGGCGGCATTTTTACCGGCATTTTTACGGCCAATGAAGGAGCGGCGGTGGGGGCTTTCGGCACGTTCCTCTATCTTGGCTGGTGCAAGCGGATAACCCTGAGCAATGTGATGAAATCCCTCCAGGATACGATGCGGACGACAGCCATGATCTTCCTGGTCATCATCGGCGCTTATGTCTTCGGGTATTTCCTGGCTGTAACGAAGATCCCCATGAACCTGGCCGCTTTCATCTCGGGCCTGGCAGTCAACAGGTATATCATCTTGTCAATCATCATGTTGATGTATGCTTTTTTGGGTTGTTTAATGGACTCTTTGGCTATGGTTCTCCTGACCGTTCCTATTTTCTACCCGGTTATCATCGGGCTGGGTTTTGACCCCATCTGGTTCGGGGTATTAATGGTAATGGTTATGGAAATGGGCATGATCACTCCGCCGGTGGGGATGAACATATACGTCATCAAGGGTGTGGTAGGAGACGAAGTCAGCATGGGAACCATTTTCAGGGGAGTTATTCCCCATGTCTTCGCAATTATCGTGGCTCTCGTCGTTATGATCGCTTTCCCGCAGCTTTCCCTGTGGCTTCCCGGTCTCCTTTATTAA
- a CDS encoding molybdopterin-dependent oxidoreductase, which produces MAEQIFTNNTVCGPVHVHVEDGKITRIRPLQLDDSDPKDWTIEARGHRFTPPRRVTVGQPTMTEKDRVYAEDRIKYPMIREDFNPNGERNPQNRGKSGYRRISWDEALDIVSSEIKRVQSVYGKEALCAMTSSHHCWGLVGYKASAFKRFFSFTGYTQVYDNPDSWEGFHWGATHTYGYWWRLGAPEPYDLLEDCLKNTDMIVHWANDPDTIRGGYAGQESAIWRVWMRKLGIKMVYIDPFCNFTAVKDAYKWLAPRPGTEAALAEAIAYVWITEGTYDKDFIARKAHGFDEFKAYVLGQTDGKPKDPVYGAELTELPEATIKALAREWASHRTMLACGARGGFGGAMRTAYGHEWARLMVLLAAMQGMGRPGSNFWGAVLGAPCNTDFVFPGYADKYGNIASPAVAKIVPVNPVKQKLYRLLLPKAFTKPPVSWFGEGFCGESLEQQFTPYRYPMAGHSEVKMFYRYGGSFFGTMCETNDYIAMYQSPRLECVVGQDIWWTPEMKFADVILPACTNLERYDIAEASSSGGYSQHASSGCNRRICVMQKKCIEPLYESKSDYQIFTELAERLGFKDQYTEGLDELGWCRRFFEFSDASKYISWEEFYKKGYFVVPMPENYKPTPAYRWFYEDRVCDTPDPSPKKTDKLHTYTGKIEFVSESLKHFTPHDTERGPMPRYQDSWEGHKSELYKKYPFHMISPHPRYGYHTHYDAHAKWLWEIPEHRVIKDGNPYIVVRIHPDNAQAKGIKEGDIVKLFNDRGAVLGIARLTERVRPNVIHVYTSSGIYRPLEPGKPSPDKGGCVNILTSKRFMSKNVAGFAPNSCLIDIEKWEGQ; this is translated from the coding sequence ATGGCAGAACAGATATTTACCAATAATACCGTTTGCGGTCCGGTGCATGTGCATGTGGAAGACGGTAAAATTACCCGCATCAGGCCATTGCAGTTGGACGACAGCGATCCCAAGGACTGGACAATTGAAGCCCGGGGACATAGATTTACGCCTCCCCGGCGGGTTACCGTAGGCCAGCCCACCATGACTGAAAAAGACCGGGTTTATGCCGAAGACCGGATAAAGTATCCGATGATTCGTGAGGATTTTAATCCAAACGGCGAAAGAAACCCTCAAAACAGGGGTAAGTCCGGTTACCGCCGGATCAGTTGGGATGAGGCTCTTGACATTGTGTCTTCAGAAATCAAGCGGGTTCAGAGCGTCTATGGCAAAGAAGCCTTATGCGCCATGACTTCTTCTCACCACTGCTGGGGTCTGGTGGGCTATAAGGCCAGCGCGTTCAAAAGATTCTTCAGTTTTACCGGTTATACCCAAGTATATGACAATCCCGACAGCTGGGAAGGATTTCATTGGGGAGCCACCCACACATACGGTTATTGGTGGCGTTTGGGGGCTCCGGAGCCGTATGATCTGTTGGAGGATTGTTTGAAAAATACCGATATGATTGTTCACTGGGCCAATGACCCGGATACAATCCGCGGCGGTTATGCAGGGCAGGAATCAGCCATCTGGCGGGTCTGGATGAGAAAACTGGGCATTAAAATGGTCTATATCGATCCCTTCTGCAACTTTACGGCCGTGAAGGATGCCTATAAATGGCTGGCGCCGCGCCCGGGGACAGAAGCTGCCCTGGCGGAAGCCATCGCCTATGTTTGGATTACCGAAGGGACATATGACAAGGATTTCATAGCCAGGAAAGCCCATGGTTTTGATGAATTCAAGGCGTATGTGCTTGGCCAGACAGACGGCAAACCCAAAGACCCAGTCTATGGGGCGGAGTTGACCGAGCTTCCCGAGGCTACCATCAAAGCCCTGGCCAGGGAATGGGCCAGTCACCGCACCATGCTGGCTTGCGGCGCCCGGGGCGGATTCGGCGGTGCCATGCGCACGGCCTATGGCCATGAATGGGCGCGCCTGATGGTGCTGTTGGCAGCCATGCAGGGCATGGGCAGGCCGGGGTCCAATTTCTGGGGCGCTGTTCTGGGCGCGCCGTGCAACACCGATTTTGTCTTTCCGGGTTATGCCGATAAATATGGCAATATTGCCAGCCCCGCGGTGGCCAAAATCGTGCCTGTAAACCCGGTAAAACAAAAACTTTACAGGCTGTTGCTGCCGAAAGCCTTTACCAAGCCGCCCGTCAGCTGGTTTGGCGAGGGTTTTTGCGGAGAGAGTTTGGAACAGCAATTCACTCCGTACCGCTATCCTATGGCCGGCCACTCTGAAGTCAAGATGTTCTATCGTTATGGCGGCTCGTTCTTTGGCACTATGTGCGAGACCAACGATTATATCGCCATGTACCAGAGTCCAAGGCTGGAATGTGTGGTTGGCCAGGATATCTGGTGGACTCCCGAAATGAAGTTTGCAGACGTCATCCTGCCGGCCTGCACAAACCTGGAGCGGTATGACATCGCGGAGGCCTCCAGTTCGGGTGGTTATTCACAGCACGCGTCCAGCGGCTGTAATCGCCGGATATGCGTAATGCAGAAAAAGTGCATCGAACCCTTGTACGAATCAAAATCCGACTACCAGATTTTCACCGAGCTGGCCGAACGCTTGGGCTTTAAGGACCAGTACACAGAAGGTCTGGACGAGTTAGGCTGGTGCAGACGCTTTTTCGAGTTTTCCGATGCTTCAAAATACATCAGCTGGGAAGAGTTCTATAAAAAGGGGTATTTTGTGGTGCCCATGCCGGAAAATTACAAGCCGACCCCGGCCTACCGCTGGTTTTATGAAGACCGGGTGTGCGATACCCCCGATCCGTCGCCCAAGAAGACAGATAAGCTGCACACCTATACCGGCAAGATCGAGTTTGTTTCCGAGAGCCTGAAACACTTCACCCCGCACGATACCGAGCGCGGGCCCATGCCGCGTTACCAGGACAGCTGGGAGGGCCATAAATCCGAGCTTTACAAGAAATATCCCTTCCACATGATCAGTCCTCACCCCCGTTATGGTTACCATACCCATTATGACGCTCATGCCAAATGGCTGTGGGAGATTCCCGAGCACAGGGTCATTAAGGACGGCAACCCCTATATCGTGGTGCGCATTCATCCCGACAACGCCCAAGCAAAGGGCATTAAAGAAGGGGATATTGTGAAACTGTTCAATGACCGGGGCGCGGTGCTCGGCATTGCCCGCCTGACGGAAAGGGTGCGGCCCAATGTGATCCATGTTTACACGTCCTCTGGGATATACAGACCTCTGGAACCGGGGAAACCAAGTCCGGACAAGGGCGGTTGCGTAAACATCCTGACCTCGAAACGTTTCATGTCGAAAAATGTTGCCGGATTTGCCCCCAACTCTTGTCTGATTGATATTGAAAAGTGGGAGGGACAGTAA
- a CDS encoding glucose 1-dehydrogenase, which translates to MKLFDLTGRNAVVIGGAGGLGQAIAQGLAEAGARVAIASRKEESLRRAVKEIKEASGCDVTYYTVDATSEESIQALVDSTVKDFGRVDILVNAQGYNKKFPAEEFPMDVFKEMFDVNVAGVMMCCKHFGKHMIKNGYGKIVNLSSVRGRIATKGPGNAGYCGTKGAIDMITRQLAAEFGPYGITVNAIGPTVTETPMMTEILNSRGPDERKRLAEALPLRRMALPSDCVGPAIFLCSEASCFVTGNIIYPDGGLTAIG; encoded by the coding sequence ATGAAATTGTTTGATTTGACAGGGAGAAACGCTGTGGTGATCGGGGGCGCCGGCGGCCTCGGGCAAGCAATAGCCCAGGGTCTTGCCGAAGCGGGCGCCAGAGTGGCGATTGCCAGCCGCAAAGAGGAATCCCTGAGGAGAGCTGTTAAGGAAATAAAAGAAGCCAGCGGCTGCGACGTAACATATTACACGGTCGACGCCACCTCAGAGGAGAGCATCCAAGCCCTGGTTGACTCCACAGTGAAAGATTTTGGCAGGGTGGATATTCTGGTGAACGCCCAGGGTTACAATAAAAAGTTCCCCGCTGAAGAATTCCCCATGGACGTATTTAAGGAGATGTTTGACGTCAACGTGGCTGGGGTCATGATGTGCTGCAAGCATTTTGGCAAACACATGATTAAAAACGGCTATGGCAAGATAGTTAACTTGTCATCCGTCCGCGGCAGGATTGCCACCAAGGGGCCGGGAAATGCAGGGTATTGCGGCACCAAGGGCGCTATTGACATGATCACCCGCCAACTGGCGGCCGAGTTCGGCCCTTATGGTATTACCGTCAATGCCATTGGCCCGACGGTGACTGAGACGCCGATGATGACGGAAATTCTAAACAGCCGCGGGCCGGACGAAAGAAAAAGACTGGCAGAGGCGCTGCCCTTGAGGAGAATGGCCTTGCCCTCCGACTGCGTTGGGCCGGCAATATTTCTTTGCTCGGAAGCGTCCTGCTTTGTGACCGGCAATATCATTTACCCCGACGGCGGCCTCACAGCCATTGGTTAG
- a CDS encoding 3-hydroxyacyl-CoA dehydrogenase family protein produces MKQLKDIEKVAVLGAGTMGPGIAQTFAMAGYDVSIYSRSEGTLKTAKTIVKTNLETFAEGGLVQADQIDGIQKRIHYTSSVPEAVKGADYIVETIVEKKDAKKAIFEELDQLCGLDVIMTSNTSFMNIDDFIPERRKPFAVSAHWFAPPHIIPLVEVCKGESTLQETLDLVVALMKKVDKVPVVMEKFIPGFVVNRIQRVLGWETFYLLDNGYITPEQLDLAVKASLMPRGMVLGLVQRYDFTGIDLTAKNLENKDVIDPPMDKHPRCIYDLVDAGNYGAKTGKGFYDYSGRSLEEVLKKRDKMLLKVLKNTKEFIYEKV; encoded by the coding sequence ATGAAGCAGCTTAAAGATATTGAAAAAGTGGCGGTCCTGGGAGCGGGGACCATGGGACCGGGGATTGCCCAAACCTTTGCCATGGCCGGGTATGACGTAAGCATATATTCCCGTTCGGAAGGGACCCTGAAAACAGCAAAAACAATAGTCAAGACAAACCTGGAGACCTTTGCTGAAGGAGGATTGGTTCAAGCCGACCAGATCGATGGCATTCAAAAACGAATTCACTACACATCTTCAGTCCCTGAAGCTGTTAAGGGAGCAGATTATATTGTTGAGACCATCGTTGAGAAGAAGGATGCCAAGAAGGCGATCTTTGAGGAATTGGACCAACTTTGCGGGCTTGATGTTATAATGACGAGCAATACTTCATTCATGAATATCGACGATTTTATTCCGGAGAGAAGAAAACCATTTGCCGTAAGCGCCCACTGGTTTGCCCCGCCGCATATCATCCCGCTGGTGGAAGTGTGCAAGGGAGAAAGCACGCTGCAAGAAACCTTGGACTTGGTGGTAGCCCTGATGAAAAAGGTTGACAAGGTCCCGGTTGTTATGGAGAAGTTCATTCCAGGGTTTGTTGTAAACCGGATTCAGCGGGTGCTTGGCTGGGAGACCTTTTACCTGCTTGATAACGGGTACATTACCCCGGAACAGTTGGACTTGGCTGTAAAAGCGAGCTTGATGCCAAGGGGCATGGTTTTGGGCCTGGTTCAGCGCTACGACTTTACCGGGATTGACTTGACCGCCAAAAACCTGGAGAACAAGGATGTCATAGACCCGCCCATGGATAAACATCCCAGGTGCATCTATGATCTGGTGGACGCCGGTAATTACGGCGCGAAGACGGGCAAAGGGTTTTACGATTATAGCGGACGGTCCCTGGAGGAGGTCCTGAAGAAACGGGACAAGATGCTGCTTAAGGTCTTGAAAAACACCAAAGAATTCATCTATGAAAAAGTCTGA